The Erythrolamprus reginae isolate rEryReg1 chromosome 6, rEryReg1.hap1, whole genome shotgun sequence DNA segment caaacataccatgcataaaattgtaaaggcctagggggagagtgtatctcagttcccccatgcctgatggcagaggtgggttttaagcagtttacgaaaggcaaggagggtgggggcaattctaatctctggggggagttggtttcagagggtcggggccgccacagagaaggctcttcctctggatcctgccaagtgacattttttggttgacgggacccggagaagacccactctgtgggaccttattcgccgctgggattcgtgctgggaTTAAATAAAGTAACCTTGTTGGAACTTATAAGGGCTGTgagctgctttcttttttcccccaactaGGACTTCTCCAATGGCTTTTTCAAGATGACTACCTGGAAAGAACGGCATTACCTCTGTACGGAGAAATACATACCATGGCCCGGATTTTCTCCCCGACCCTACCACAAACTAGCGACACAGAAGCCTCTGTACACAGATTCCAAGATCAAAGTTCGCCAGAAATTGCGTTGCCCGCTGGAGGAAGCTGTCCTTTGGCACATCTGGGGCTACCACACCTGGTTGGATGTCGGGAGGCTGCCCCCCGTCTACCGACCCAGGCCGGACAAACCTTTCGATAGCAACACGTGGCGATGGATCACTGCTCCCAGGAAGCCCTCCTTGACTGAGCCACCGGTCCCGCCGCCTTCTTTCTTGGATGGCAACACTTACACCAGGTTCATTGAAGGGGACGCCTTGTTTGTGGACCTCAGGCACAAGAAACGAGTCCTGACCCGGACGAAGAAAGAAGTGAACAAGCAGGAGGTACTGAAGTTGAGAAGCGAGTGTCGGGCTCCTCCATTGGACGCTCACGGAAACATTATGCCTCCCGAAGAGCTCAGGCGGtaagataccatatttttttttgaagtataagacaccctggagtataagacgcaccgtagTTTCGGGGGAGGAACGCAAGggggaaaaattctgcctctgcttcCTAGCAATTTGTCttccagcaaacagcaaacagtacagatgatatatactgtttgctgtgtatcacctcgaggttcgactactgcaacgctctctatgtggggcaacctttgaaaaatgttcggaaacttcagatcatgcagaatgcggccccgCAAGCTATTGTGGGCCTCcctagatacgcccatgtctcgtcaacactccacggcttgcattggctgccgatcagtttccggtcacaattcaaagtgttggtaatgatctataaagccctacatggcatcggaccagaatacctacgggactgtcttctgctcagcggacgattaggtcccacagagttggccttctccgggtcccgtcgactaaacattgtcctctggcgggacctaggggaagagccttctctgtggcatccccggccctctggaatcaactcccccctgagattcgaattgcccccaccctccttgccttccgtaagatgttgaagacccatctataccgccaagcatggggtgattgatttctccccttacctttcctgactaaacatatgagattggtatgattgttttagaattgttagtttttttataataatgggttttttaatatagtttatattggatttgtattttattgtatctattgttgtgagccgctctgagtcctcggagaggggcggcatacaaatctaataaataaataataatgataatactaataataatagtaataataatagtaataattataataattataataattataataataatactattaataataatactactaataatagtaataattataataattataataattataataataatactattaataataatactaataataatactaataataataataataataattattataataattataataattataataataatactattaataatactaataatactaataatactaataatactaataattataataattatactattaataataatactattaataatactaataatactaataatactaatgctaataatactaataatactactactactaataataataataataataataattattattattattattatatgcctgACCTAtacaaatagcaaagaattggagaaatgtacattatggcagtatatttgtggtttttttgcttctgcgcatgcccggaagcaaagaaatcgccaaaaatcggtgaaatctcttGCACAAGAGAGTCTTcacattttgcttgctgtgcatgtgcagaagccaaatctcctaTGCGCTCATGATGATCCCAGAGGGCGTACCGGTAGCAGCCGGTAAGGGGAACCCCCACCTGGTCCCCCCCAAAAGAGGTAAGTGCACTTTATTTGTGCgtgaagaggtttcgcttctcatccaagaaacgtcTTCAATTTTGACTGAAGAACCGAAGTCAGAACcgaaggagcttcttggatgagaagcgaaacatcttcaaacaaaGCCCAGTTCCCTTTTTGAAAAAAGTATCTTGATTTTGCTCACTCTTGGTCAGCCGGAATGTAGCTCTTCCGTcttgggaatccagactacattccactAC contains these protein-coding regions:
- the TEX52 gene encoding testis-expressed protein 52, translating into MTTWKERHYLCTEKYIPWPGFSPRPYHKLATQKPLYTDSKIKVRQKLRCPLEEAVLWHIWGYHTWLDVGRLPPVYRPRPDKPFDSNTWRWITAPRKPSLTEPPVPPPSFLDGNTYTRFIEGDALFVDLRHKKRVLTRTKKEVNKQEVLKLRSECRAPPLDAHGNIMPPEELRRYRHLFPGKTPASVCMVLQPVAPSSPECWNYPCPSFQPHYQDSAFKFALKNNGPVYQEVVDKYQEMVLSGSQIGASTTASQINKSA